A genomic segment from Frateuria edaphi encodes:
- the rpsB gene encoding 30S ribosomal protein S2 — protein sequence MAQVTMRQMLEAGVHFGHQTRYWNPKMAPYIFGARGKIHIINLEKTLPLFTDAMNFLSGLAQKRGTILFVGTKRSAREPLAEEAARAGMPFVTARWLGGMLTNFRTVKQSVARLKELEAAETDGTFEKLVKHEVLSLRRERDKLENSLGGIKNMNRLPDALFVVDIGHEDIAVQEAKKLGIPVIAVVDTNYNPELVDYAIPGNDDAIRAIQLYARAAADAILEGKAAAPDAAHGDANEFVELDEEGNPIAKDERKAAPPRRERDSRGPAKKGAGAPRRDGGRGGRESTETAE from the coding sequence ATGGCACAAGTCACCATGCGCCAGATGCTTGAAGCTGGCGTGCATTTCGGTCACCAGACCCGCTACTGGAACCCGAAGATGGCCCCGTACATCTTCGGCGCGCGCGGCAAGATCCACATCATCAACCTCGAGAAGACCCTGCCGCTGTTCACCGACGCGATGAACTTCCTGTCGGGCCTGGCGCAGAAGCGCGGCACCATCCTTTTCGTCGGCACCAAGCGTTCGGCCCGCGAGCCGTTGGCCGAAGAGGCCGCCCGCGCCGGCATGCCGTTCGTCACCGCCCGCTGGCTCGGCGGCATGCTGACCAACTTCCGCACCGTCAAGCAGTCGGTCGCGCGCCTGAAGGAGCTGGAAGCGGCCGAGACCGACGGCACCTTCGAGAAGCTGGTCAAGCACGAAGTGCTGTCGCTGCGTCGCGAGCGCGACAAGCTCGAGAATTCGCTCGGCGGCATCAAGAACATGAACCGCCTGCCCGACGCGCTGTTCGTGGTCGACATCGGCCATGAGGACATCGCCGTGCAGGAAGCCAAGAAGCTCGGCATCCCGGTGATCGCGGTCGTCGACACCAACTACAACCCGGAGCTGGTGGACTACGCCATCCCGGGCAACGACGACGCCATCCGCGCGATCCAGCTGTACGCCCGCGCCGCCGCCGACGCGATCCTGGAAGGCAAGGCTGCCGCCCCGGATGCCGCCCACGGCGACGCCAACGAGTTCGTCGAGCTGGACGAGGAAGGCAACCCGATCGCCAAGGACGAGCGCAAGGCCGCCCCGCCGCGCCGCGAGCGCGACAGCCGTGGCCCGGCCAAGAAGGGCGCCGGCGCGCCGCGTCGTGACGGTGGCCGTGGCGGTCGCGAGTCGACCGAAACCGCCGAGTAA